One Zingiber officinale cultivar Zhangliang unplaced genomic scaffold, Zo_v1.1 ctg219, whole genome shotgun sequence DNA window includes the following coding sequences:
- the LOC122036816 gene encoding L-arabinokinase-like isoform X1 codes for MAPAVLLETKLGVRDAGRRLVFAYYITGHGFGHATRVVDVVRHLIAAGHDVHVVTGAPDFVFTTEIQSPNLHLRKVLLDCGAVQADALTVDRLASLEKYHETAVLPRASILATEVEWLNFIKADLVVSDVVPVACRAAADAGIRSVCVTNFSWDFIYAEYVMETGRHHRSIVWQIAEDYSHGELLLRLPGYCPMPAFRDVIDVPLVVRRLHKSRTQIREQLGIGNDVKVVIFNFGGQPAGWNLKQEWLPDGWLCLVCGASDKQELPPNFVKLAKDAYTPDIIAASDCMLGKIGYGTVSEALAYKLPFVFVRRDYFNEEPFLRNMLEYYQGGVEMIRRDLLTGHWAPYLERALTLQPCYDGGINGGEVVASILQDTAIGKKYASEKLSGARWLRDAIVLGYQLQRAPGRDISIPDWYSLAENEVGLRFASVDTRTNGKSSVQESRFEDFEILHGELHGLPDTMAFLKSLSGLNSVTEPRSSEKRQIRERVAAATLFDWEEEIYVARAPGRLDVMGGIADYSGSFVLQMPIREACHVAVQKSKPNKQKLWKHAQARQRAKGQGPIPVLQIVSFGSELSNRAPTFDMDLPDLMDGEQPMSYEKAKKYFAQDPSQKWAAYVAGTILVLMTELGLRFTESLSILISSAVPEGKGVSSSASVEVATMSGIAAAHGLNLDPRELALLCQKVENHVVGAPCGVMDQMTSACGETDKLLAMVCQPAEVKELVTIPSHIRFWGLDSGVRHSVGGTDYGSVRIGTFMGRKMIKSAASSLLSHSLANLNSNQQVDEINSDEYEEHGIDLLKKEASLDYLCNISTHRYEAVYAKKLPEHITGESFLEKYTDHNDTVTVIDPKRTYAVKAPTKHPIYENFRVEAFKALLTATNSDQQLSSLGQLMYQCHYSYSECGLGSDGTERIVKLVQEMQHRRASRDGGMSLFGAKITGGGSGGSVCVIGRNCISSSEEILEIQQRYKAETGYLPIIFEGSSPGAGKFGYLKIRYRASNFSDQ; via the exons GTTGTGCGGCATCTTATAGCTGCTGGGCACGATGTTCATGTAGTAACTGGTGCTCCAGACTTTGTGTTCACGACCGAGATACAGTCGCCCAATCTCCACCTAAGAAAG GTTTTGTTGGATTGTGGTGCAGTTCAAGCTGATGCTTTAACTGTGGATCGTCTTGCTTCCTTGGAAAAG TATCATGAGACAGCAGTGTTACCTCGGGCTTCAATTTTGGCAACGGAAGTGGAATGGCTGAATTTCATCAAAGCTGATCTAGTG GTCTCAGATGTTGTTCCTGTAGCTTGCCGTGCAGCAGCAGATGCTGGGATTCGTTCTGTTTGTGTCACCAACTTCAG TTGGGATTTTATATATGCAGAATATGTAATGGAAACTGGTCGTCACCATCGCTCAATTGTTTGGCAG ATAGCAGAAGATTATTCTCATGGTGAATTGTTGCTCCGACTTCCTGGTTACTGCCCCA TGCCAGCATTTCGAGATGTTATTGATGTTCCTCTAGTTGTTAGGAGGCTGCATAAATCTCGCACACAG ATCAGGGAGCAATTAGGAATTGGAAATGATGTGAAAGTGGTAATCTTCAATTTTGGCGGTCAG CCAGCGGGATGGAATCTCAAGCAAGAGTGGTTACCGGATGGTTGGCTATGTCTG GTCTGCGGTGCCTCTGACAAGCAAGAGCTCCCTCCAAATTTTGTAAAACTTGCAAAGGATGCCTACACACCTGATATAATTGCCGCTTCAGATTGCATGCTTG GTAAAATCGGATATGGAACTGTCAGTGAAGCTTTGGCATATAAGCTACCTTTTGTTTTTGTTCGCAGAGACTATTTTAATGAAGAGCCATTTCTGCGCAATATGCTTGAG TATTACCAAGGTGGTGTGGAGATGATTAGAAGGGATTTGCTCACTGGGCACTGGGCTCCTTATCTTGAGCGTGCACTAACTCTGCAGCCATGCTATGATGGAGGAATTAATGGTGGTGAG GTAGTAGCTAGCATACTGCAAGATACTGCTATTGGAAAAAAGTATGCTTCAGAAAAG TTAAGTGGAGCTAGGTGGCTCCGTGACGCTATAGTGCTTGGATATCAACTGCAAAGAGCTCCGGGAAGAGACATTAGTATACCTGACTGGTATTCACTGGCTGAAAATGAAGTTGGGCTTCGTTTTGCGTCAGTGGACACTCGGACAAATGGAAAAAGTTCAGTACAAGAATC GCGCTTTGAAGACTTTGAGATACTTCATGGTGAATTGCATGGCTTGCCTGATACAATGGCCTTTCTAAAGAGCTTATCAGGATTAAATTCTGTTACCGAACCAAGGAGTTCAGAAAAGCGTCAAATACGAGAACGAGTTGCTGCTGCAACACTTTTTGACTGGGAG GAAGAAATTTATGTTGCTAGAGCACCTGGAAGATTGGATGTTATGGGAGGAATTGCTGATTATTCTGGGAGCTTTGTTTTGCAG ATGCCTATTAGAGAGGCCTGCCATGTTGCTGTTCAGAAGAGCAAACCTAACAAGCAAAAGCTCTGGAAACATGCTCAAGCACGACAACGAGCTAAAGGACAAGGACCTATTCCTGTTCTGCAAATT GTATCTTTTGGGTCTGAATTGAGCAATCGAGCACCAACCTTTGATATGGATCTACCAGATTTAATGGATGGTGAACAACCAATGTCATATGAAAAAGCCAAAAAGTATTTTGCACAAGATCCATCTCAGAA GTGGGCTGCCTATGTTGCTGGAACTATTCTTGTCCTAATGACTGAGCTTGGATTGCGTTTTACTGAAAGTTTAAGCATACTG ATATCTTCTGCTGTCCCAGAGGGAAAAGGAGTTTCTTCTTCTGCATCAGTGGAAGTGGCCACCATGTCTGGTATTGCTGCTGCTCATG GACTAAATCTTGATCCAAGGGAGCTTGCATTGCTTTGTCAAAAG GTAGAGAATCACGTAGTTGGGGCTCCCTGTGGTGTAATGGACCAAATGACATCTGCTTGTGGTGAAACTGACAAACTGCTTGCCATGGTTTGCCAG CCTGCAGAAGTAAAGGAATTGGTCACAATTCCAAGTCACATCCGATTTTGGGGTCTTGATTCTGGAGTCCGACACAG TGTTGGTGGGACTGATTATGGATCAGTGAGAATAGGAACTTTTATGGGGCGGAAAATGATCAAATCTGCAGCCTCTTCGTTGTTATCTCACTCTCTGGCTAACTTGAATTCCAACCAGCAAGTTGATGAAATTAATTCAGATGAGTATGAAGAGCATGGAATTGACCTTCTGAAGAAAGAAGCTTCATTAGATTACTTATGTAATATTTCAACTCATAG ATATGAAGCTGTTTATGCAAAGAAACTTCCTGAGCACATAACTGGAGAATCTTTCTTAGAAAAATATACTGACCATAATGATACAGTAACTGTTATTGATCCCAAGCGAACTTATGCTGTTAAAGCTCCTACTAAACATCCAATATATGAAAATTTCCGAGTTGAG GCCTTCAAAGCACTACTAACTGCCACAAATTCAGATCAACAGCTTTCATCGCTAGGTCAACTTATGTATCAG TGCCATTACAGTTACAGTGAGTGTGGACTTGGTTCGGACGGCACTGAACGGATTGTGAAGCTAGTGCAAGAGATGCAGCATCGCAGAGCGTCACGTGATGGAGGCATGAGTTTGTTTGGTGCAAAAATCACTGGCGGCGGCTCAGGTGGCTCGGTCTGTGTCATTGGGCGGAACTGCATTAGTAGTAGTGAAGAAATTTTAGAG ATTCAGCAGAGATATAAAGCTGAAACTGGTTACCTGCCTATTATCTTCGAAGGCTCATCGCCAGGTGCTGGGAAGTTTGGTTATCTAAAAATCCGCTATCGAGCTTCCAATTTCAGTGATCAGTGA
- the LOC122036816 gene encoding L-arabinokinase-like isoform X2 yields the protein MGIEDGHSVASASLEHLVFAYYVTGHGFGHATRVVEVVRHLIAAGHDVHVVTGAPDFVFTTEIQSPNLHLRKVLLDCGAVQADALTVDRLASLEKYHETAVLPRASILATEVEWLNFIKADLVVSDVVPVACRAAADAGIRSVCVTNFSWDFIYAEYVMETGRHHRSIVWQIAEDYSHGELLLRLPGYCPMPAFRDVIDVPLVVRRLHKSRTQIREQLGIGNDVKVVIFNFGGQPAGWNLKQEWLPDGWLCLVCGASDKQELPPNFVKLAKDAYTPDIIAASDCMLGKIGYGTVSEALAYKLPFVFVRRDYFNEEPFLRNMLEYYQGGVEMIRRDLLTGHWAPYLERALTLQPCYDGGINGGEVVASILQDTAIGKKYASEKLSGARWLRDAIVLGYQLQRAPGRDISIPDWYSLAENEVGLRFASVDTRTNGKSSVQESRFEDFEILHGELHGLPDTMAFLKSLSGLNSVTEPRSSEKRQIRERVAAATLFDWEEEIYVARAPGRLDVMGGIADYSGSFVLQMPIREACHVAVQKSKPNKQKLWKHAQARQRAKGQGPIPVLQIVSFGSELSNRAPTFDMDLPDLMDGEQPMSYEKAKKYFAQDPSQKWAAYVAGTILVLMTELGLRFTESLSILISSAVPEGKGVSSSASVEVATMSGIAAAHGLNLDPRELALLCQKVENHVVGAPCGVMDQMTSACGETDKLLAMVCQPAEVKELVTIPSHIRFWGLDSGVRHSVGGTDYGSVRIGTFMGRKMIKSAASSLLSHSLANLNSNQQVDEINSDEYEEHGIDLLKKEASLDYLCNISTHRYEAVYAKKLPEHITGESFLEKYTDHNDTVTVIDPKRTYAVKAPTKHPIYENFRVEAFKALLTATNSDQQLSSLGQLMYQCHYSYSECGLGSDGTERIVKLVQEMQHRRASRDGGMSLFGAKITGGGSGGSVCVIGRNCISSSEEILEIQQRYKAETGYLPIIFEGSSPGAGKFGYLKIRYRASNFSDQ from the exons GACTGGACACGGATTTGGCCACGCTACTCGTGTTGTTGAG GTTGTGCGGCATCTTATAGCTGCTGGGCACGATGTTCATGTAGTAACTGGTGCTCCAGACTTTGTGTTCACGACCGAGATACAGTCGCCCAATCTCCACCTAAGAAAG GTTTTGTTGGATTGTGGTGCAGTTCAAGCTGATGCTTTAACTGTGGATCGTCTTGCTTCCTTGGAAAAG TATCATGAGACAGCAGTGTTACCTCGGGCTTCAATTTTGGCAACGGAAGTGGAATGGCTGAATTTCATCAAAGCTGATCTAGTG GTCTCAGATGTTGTTCCTGTAGCTTGCCGTGCAGCAGCAGATGCTGGGATTCGTTCTGTTTGTGTCACCAACTTCAG TTGGGATTTTATATATGCAGAATATGTAATGGAAACTGGTCGTCACCATCGCTCAATTGTTTGGCAG ATAGCAGAAGATTATTCTCATGGTGAATTGTTGCTCCGACTTCCTGGTTACTGCCCCA TGCCAGCATTTCGAGATGTTATTGATGTTCCTCTAGTTGTTAGGAGGCTGCATAAATCTCGCACACAG ATCAGGGAGCAATTAGGAATTGGAAATGATGTGAAAGTGGTAATCTTCAATTTTGGCGGTCAG CCAGCGGGATGGAATCTCAAGCAAGAGTGGTTACCGGATGGTTGGCTATGTCTG GTCTGCGGTGCCTCTGACAAGCAAGAGCTCCCTCCAAATTTTGTAAAACTTGCAAAGGATGCCTACACACCTGATATAATTGCCGCTTCAGATTGCATGCTTG GTAAAATCGGATATGGAACTGTCAGTGAAGCTTTGGCATATAAGCTACCTTTTGTTTTTGTTCGCAGAGACTATTTTAATGAAGAGCCATTTCTGCGCAATATGCTTGAG TATTACCAAGGTGGTGTGGAGATGATTAGAAGGGATTTGCTCACTGGGCACTGGGCTCCTTATCTTGAGCGTGCACTAACTCTGCAGCCATGCTATGATGGAGGAATTAATGGTGGTGAG GTAGTAGCTAGCATACTGCAAGATACTGCTATTGGAAAAAAGTATGCTTCAGAAAAG TTAAGTGGAGCTAGGTGGCTCCGTGACGCTATAGTGCTTGGATATCAACTGCAAAGAGCTCCGGGAAGAGACATTAGTATACCTGACTGGTATTCACTGGCTGAAAATGAAGTTGGGCTTCGTTTTGCGTCAGTGGACACTCGGACAAATGGAAAAAGTTCAGTACAAGAATC GCGCTTTGAAGACTTTGAGATACTTCATGGTGAATTGCATGGCTTGCCTGATACAATGGCCTTTCTAAAGAGCTTATCAGGATTAAATTCTGTTACCGAACCAAGGAGTTCAGAAAAGCGTCAAATACGAGAACGAGTTGCTGCTGCAACACTTTTTGACTGGGAG GAAGAAATTTATGTTGCTAGAGCACCTGGAAGATTGGATGTTATGGGAGGAATTGCTGATTATTCTGGGAGCTTTGTTTTGCAG ATGCCTATTAGAGAGGCCTGCCATGTTGCTGTTCAGAAGAGCAAACCTAACAAGCAAAAGCTCTGGAAACATGCTCAAGCACGACAACGAGCTAAAGGACAAGGACCTATTCCTGTTCTGCAAATT GTATCTTTTGGGTCTGAATTGAGCAATCGAGCACCAACCTTTGATATGGATCTACCAGATTTAATGGATGGTGAACAACCAATGTCATATGAAAAAGCCAAAAAGTATTTTGCACAAGATCCATCTCAGAA GTGGGCTGCCTATGTTGCTGGAACTATTCTTGTCCTAATGACTGAGCTTGGATTGCGTTTTACTGAAAGTTTAAGCATACTG ATATCTTCTGCTGTCCCAGAGGGAAAAGGAGTTTCTTCTTCTGCATCAGTGGAAGTGGCCACCATGTCTGGTATTGCTGCTGCTCATG GACTAAATCTTGATCCAAGGGAGCTTGCATTGCTTTGTCAAAAG GTAGAGAATCACGTAGTTGGGGCTCCCTGTGGTGTAATGGACCAAATGACATCTGCTTGTGGTGAAACTGACAAACTGCTTGCCATGGTTTGCCAG CCTGCAGAAGTAAAGGAATTGGTCACAATTCCAAGTCACATCCGATTTTGGGGTCTTGATTCTGGAGTCCGACACAG TGTTGGTGGGACTGATTATGGATCAGTGAGAATAGGAACTTTTATGGGGCGGAAAATGATCAAATCTGCAGCCTCTTCGTTGTTATCTCACTCTCTGGCTAACTTGAATTCCAACCAGCAAGTTGATGAAATTAATTCAGATGAGTATGAAGAGCATGGAATTGACCTTCTGAAGAAAGAAGCTTCATTAGATTACTTATGTAATATTTCAACTCATAG ATATGAAGCTGTTTATGCAAAGAAACTTCCTGAGCACATAACTGGAGAATCTTTCTTAGAAAAATATACTGACCATAATGATACAGTAACTGTTATTGATCCCAAGCGAACTTATGCTGTTAAAGCTCCTACTAAACATCCAATATATGAAAATTTCCGAGTTGAG GCCTTCAAAGCACTACTAACTGCCACAAATTCAGATCAACAGCTTTCATCGCTAGGTCAACTTATGTATCAG TGCCATTACAGTTACAGTGAGTGTGGACTTGGTTCGGACGGCACTGAACGGATTGTGAAGCTAGTGCAAGAGATGCAGCATCGCAGAGCGTCACGTGATGGAGGCATGAGTTTGTTTGGTGCAAAAATCACTGGCGGCGGCTCAGGTGGCTCGGTCTGTGTCATTGGGCGGAACTGCATTAGTAGTAGTGAAGAAATTTTAGAG ATTCAGCAGAGATATAAAGCTGAAACTGGTTACCTGCCTATTATCTTCGAAGGCTCATCGCCAGGTGCTGGGAAGTTTGGTTATCTAAAAATCCGCTATCGAGCTTCCAATTTCAGTGATCAGTGA
- the LOC122036822 gene encoding far upstream element-binding protein 1-like has protein sequence MADDFHYSSRPDNKRKFDETEDGGVASPPSRKPSGFSAPIASLSPDGGSGGAAPLEQSYNIVPAPLDGIQLAKQRAQEIAARLFSDAEAKRPRVENGGGSGDSRDAGFGSAASDNTLKPMSQTLSSQIGPTSHPLSSYGYQGSNKKIEIPNGRVGVIIGKSGETIKYLQLQSGAKIQVTRDMDADPNSLTRSVEIVGTSEQISRAEQLINDVLAEADSGASATIASRKFGCVPPGVEQFQMKVPNNKVGMVIGKGGETIKNMQARSGARIQVIPLHLPPGDTSTERTVYIDGTQEQIEIAKQLVNDVTSENRVRNPAMTGGYSQHGYNVPRPPTSWGPPGAPPVQQPGYGYMPPGVYPGPPPTYNMPQAPYEGYPPSSGWDQTSSQPQQTAPGTGYDYYNQQSQQQQQSYPQTGRGYVQDGYSSAYNANAQQPGYSQTTSNTQGGYDQQGYGSTLNYGTMAASSQDGSANASGAQGGSTQAPPAQPPLGQPLNHTSYPPQGTAPSGYGQVAPPSYGQPPQAQAPPNSQSLYRQGQAPSAPASYMQSALLQPSYGQSTLPQSVYGQQQSYGVPPHSQSGNQQQTPYNNSYASGGNSQTHAYSNDNVAQGSYDTAAVATPSTNAPAP, from the exons GCCTTCTGGCTTCTCGGCTCCGATCGCGTCGTTGTCTCCTGACGGAGGTTCCGGTGGAGCTGCTCCCCTTGAGCAATCTTACAACATCGTCCCCGCGCCCCTCGACGGAATCCAGCTCGCCAAGCAGCGTGCCCAGGAGATCGCTGCGAGGTTATTCAGTGACGCCGAGGCCAAGCGCCCTAGGGTCGAGAACGGCGGAGGATCAGGCGATTCGAGGGACGCCGGTTTTGGATCTGCTGCCAGTG ACAATACACTGAAGCCCATGAGCCAAACATTATCTTCTCAAATTGGACCCACTTCCCACCCATTATCCTCTTATGGCTATCAGGGTTCAAACAAAAAGATTGAGATTCCAAATGGAAGG GTTGGTGTAATTATTGGCAAAAGTGGAGAGACTATAAAATACCTTCAGCTTCAATCAGGAGCAAAGATTCAAGTAACGAGAGATATGGATGCTGATCCTAATTCACTGACCAGGTCAGTAGAAATTGTTGGTACATCTGAACAGATTAGCAGAGCTGAGCAGTTAATTAATGATGTGCTTGCTGAg GCTGATTCTGGGGCTTCTGCGACAATTGCTTCTCGAAAATTTGGTTGTGTTCCACCAGGCGTGGAGCAATTTCAGATGAAGGTTCCAAACAACAAG GTAGGCATGGTGATTGGTAAAGGTGGCGAGACCATAAAAAATATGCAAGCAAGGTCTGGTGCACGCATACAG GTGATACCTCTGCACTTGCCTCCTGGTGATACATCCACTGAAAGAACAGTATATATTGATGGCACACAGGAGCAGATTGAAATAGCAAAACAGTTGGTCAATGATGTTACTAGTGAG AATCGTGTCAGAAACCCAGCTATGACTGGTGGGTATTCTCAGCATGGGTACAATGTGCCTCGTCCTCCCACTAGCTGGGGGCCACCTGGTGCGCCACCGGTGCAGCAACCTGGTTATGGTTACATGCCACCTGGAGTTTATCCTGGGCCACCACCCACATATAATATGCCCCAGGCACCTTATGAAGGCTATCCTCCCTCTTCTGGCTGGGACCAAACTTCCAGTCAACCTCAACAAACTGCACCAGGCACTGGATACGATTACTACAATCAACAATCCCAACAGCAACAACAGTCATACCCTCAGACAGGACGAGGTTATGTGCAGGATGGATATTCGAGTGCGTATAATGCCAATGCACAGCAACCGGGTTATTCTCAGACTACATCAAACACGCAAGGTGGTTATGATCAGCAGGGTTATGGCTCTACACTAAACTATGGCACAATGGCTGCCTCATCTCAAGATGGATCTGCTAATGCTTCTGGTGCTCAGGGTGGGTCAACTCAAGCACCTCCTGCTCAACCTCCATTGGGTCAACCACTAAATCACACAAGCTATCCTCCACAAGGAACGGCTCCATCTGGATATGGTCAAGTAGCGCCACCTAGTTATGGGCAGCCACCTCAGGCCCAGGCACCACCAAATTCTCAGTCTCTTTATAGACAAGGTCAAGCTCCGTCTGCTCCAGCCAGTTATATGCAATCTGCTCTTCTGCAACCAAGTTATGGTCAGTCCACACTCCCTCAATCTGTTTACGGGCAACAGCAATCATATGGTGTACCACCACATAGCCAATCAGGAAATCAACAGCAGACACCATATAATAACTCGTATGCCAGTGGTGGAAATTCCCAGACTCATGCATACTCTAATGACAATGTAGCTCAAGGGTCTTACGATACTGCTGCTGTTGCTACACCTTCAACCAACGCACCTGCACCCTGA